In Pantoea cypripedii, the DNA window TCACCATAAGACCATGACGGCGCAGGCTATCGAGCGAAGGTTCCCAGGTATCTTTACCGACGGAGTCGTAAACCACCGCCACTTTTTTACCCTGCGTCAGCTCGCTGACACGCTGCGCAATATTCTCGTCGCGATAGTTAATGGTAGCCCAGGCTCCGGCATCTTTTGCCATCTGCGCTTTTTCGGCTGAGCCGACGGTGCCAATCAGATGTGCACCCAACGCTTTCGCCCACTGACAGGCAATCAGACCCACGCCGCCAGCCGCCGCGTGAAACAGGAAAGTTTCATCCGCTTTGACTTTATAGGTCTGGCGCAGCAGATATTGCACCGTCAGACCTTTCAGGAACGAGGCTGCACCCTGCTCAAAACTGATACGCTCTGGCAGAATCACCAGACGATCTTCATGCACATTGTGCGCCTCGCTGTAGGCACCGAGGGGCGACTGGCAGTACACCACGCGATCGCCTGCCTTAAAACGCGTCACCGCAGAACCCACTTTTTTTACTACGCCCGCCGCTTCGGTACCCAGCCCGGAGGGCTTCACGGTGACCGGATATAATCCGCTGCGCACGTAAGTGTCGATGTAATTGATGCCAATCGCCCGATTTTCCACCTGCACTTCATGTTCAGCGGGATCATTGAGCTCAAAGTCTACCCATTGCAAGACTTCAGGGCCGCCATGTTCGTTGAACTGAATACGCTTTACCATTCTGACTCCTGTGATTGTTCAGCCTGTGACGTTATACTTGCGCGTCACTACTTAAGATCGGTAATGCATTCACTATGGCAGGAAATAAACCCACCAACAAATCGAACGAACCCCGCGACCGTCAGCTGGAAGGTGTGAAAATGCCTCCTCATTCCATTGAAGCGGAGCAGTCGGTACTCGGTGGGTTGATGCTGGATAACGAGCGCTGGGACAATGTGTCCGAGCGTGTGGTCGCGGAAGATTTCTTCAATCGCTCACACCGGCTGATCTTCTCCGAAATGCAACGGCTGCTGGAAGCCGGTCAACCTATCGACCTGATTACGCTGTCGGAATCGCTGGAAACACGCGCTGAGCTGGATATGGCAGGGGGCTTTGCCTATCTTGCCGAACTGGCGAAAAATACCCCAAGCGCCGCGAACATTGGCGCTTATGCGGACATCGTGCGTGAACGTGCGGTAGTGCGTGAAATGATCTCAGTGGCGAACCAGATCGCCGATGCCGGTTATGATCCGCAGGGCCGCAGCAGCGAAGACCTGCTCGATTTTGCCGAATCTAACGTCTTTAAAATCGCGGAACAACGCGCCAACAAAGATGATGGCCCGAAAAACATTGAGCAAATCCTCGAAGCCACGGTCTCGCGTATCGAATCGCTGGTTTCAACGCCGCACGATGGTGTGACCGGGGTAGATACCGGTTACCAGGATCTGAACAAAAAAACCGCCGGTCTGCAGCGCTCGGACCTGATTATCATCGCGGCACGTCCGTCGATGGGTAAAACCACCTTCGCCATGAACCTGTGCGAAAACGCTGCCATGCTGCACGAAAAGCCGGTACTGATTTTCAGTCTGGAGATGCCCAGTGAACAGATCATGATGCGTATGCTGGCTTCCTTATCTCGCGTTGATCAGACCCGCATCCGTACCGGTCAGCTGGAAGATGAAGACTGGGCGCGTATTTCCGCCACCATGGGTATCCTGCTGGAAAAGAAGAACATGTATATCGATGATTCTTCTGGCCTGACGCCGACGGAAGTCCGTTCGCGTGCGCGCCGTATCTATCGTGAAAACGATGGCCTGAGCATGATCATGATTGACTACCTGCAATTGATGCGTGTGCCTTCGCTTTCAGACAACCGCACGCTGGAGATCGCTGAGATCTCGCGCTCGCTGAAGGCGCTGGCGAAAGAGCTGAATGTGCCGGTCGTGGCATTGTCGCAGTTGAACCGATCGCTGGAACAGCGTGCCGATAAGCGTCCGGTCAACTCGGATCTGCGTGAATCCGGCTCGATCGAGCAGGATGCCGACCTGATCATGTTTATTTATCGTGATGAGGTTTATCACGAAAACAGCGATATGAAAGGTATTGCCGAGATCATCCTCGGTAAACAACGTAATGGCCCGATTGGTACAGTACGTTTGACCTTCAATGGTCACTGGTCGCGTTTTGATAACTACGCAGGCCCGCAATACGACGACGAATAACCCTCTTCCCCCTCATGCATGCACGATTTGTGCATGCATTTCACGTCATCACAAAATAGTGTTGGACAACCCCGTCTTTAATCAGGTTATCTGTAGCAAAGCGCACTCAATTACGCTGTGGAAGCAGAATGACTCAGGTAGACGATTACGACCTTAAGATACTGACACTATTACAATCTAATGGCCGCCTCACTAACCAGGAACTCAGTGATTTGGTTGGCCTTTCGGCGTCCCAATGTTCACGCCGACGCATCAATCTGGAACAGGCAAACCTGATTCTCGGCTATCACGCCCGGTTGTCGCCCGATGCTATCGGCCTCGGCATGGTGGGATTGATCGAAGTGCGGCTGATCAACCACACCCCCGATTATGAAGAGAGTTTTCACCGGATGGTGGAACAGGAAACCGCCATCGTCGATGCGTTTAAAACCACCGGTGACGCCGATTATCTGCTGAAAGTTGCCGTGTCTGACCTGGCTTCGTTGAGCGCGTTAATCAGCCAACTGGTGTCGGGACATCAAAGCGTGGCTCATGTGAAAACGTCGGTGGTCTTAAGCCGGTTAAAAGAGAACGGTTTGATGATAATCCCCGAGCACAAAACGCGCCAAAAAAGTGCGTGATGTGCTAGTCTGGTGCAATTAATGCCATTCAAATGCAAAAAACGCGCACCAGATAACAGATTTGTGCATGGATTTATGGATTAGTCCTTAATCGATGCACAAAAACCTGCAATAAAGCGCCTTAGTTATCAATTGGATAATCACTGGCACCCATCGGCGGCGAGCAGACGCCGCCGATGTGGTGCGTTTTTTGCATTTGAACCGCATCAATTGCAATGAGAAAAATCCATGGATAACGTTGTTCAACCTACCAAAATCCCCCATTCCCGCATTGAAGATGCTCTGGCGATTGTGCTGGGGACGCTGATGGTCTCCTTTGGCGTGATTATGCTGAAGCAGGCAGGCGCGCTTACCGGCAGCTCTGCCGGGATAGCCTTCTTAATTAGCTATTTGACACCGCTTTCGTTTGGCAGCGCGTTTTTCCTGATTAACCTGCCGTTTTACTGGCTGGCAGTGCGCCGTATGGGCTGGGAATTCACCCTGAAAACCTTCTGTGCCGTGGGGCTGGTGTCGCTATTTACCCATCTGCATCCCCTGTTCATCCATTTTTCTGTGCTAAATCCGTTTTATGCGACATTGTTCGGTAACGTGGTGATGGGAATTGGGTTTATAGTGTTGTTTCGTCACAAGGCCAGCCTTGGTGGCGTCAATATTCTGGCACTCTGGCTGCAGGACCGCATTGGTTTGCGTGCCGGAAAGCTGCAAATGGCGGTCGATACCTGTGTGGTGCTGGCGTCGTTATTTGTGGTCTCTGTACCTATGTTGCTTGCCTCGATAGCGGGCGCGGTGGTCCTCAATTTGATCATCGCCATGAATCACCGCCCCGGCCGCTATATGGTTTGATGATGCATCGTTACCTGACTTTTATGACCAATCATGGAGATCTGCACCGTGTTTCAAAATGTTGATGCCTATGCCGGCGATCCGATTCTGTCGTTGATGGAAACCTTCAAACAGGACCCGCGTGACAAGAAAGTGAATCTGAGCATCGGCCTCTATTACAACGAGCAGGGCATCATTCCTCAGCTGCAGGCAGTGGCCGCGGCGGAAGAACGCCTGCAGGCGGCACCGCATCAGGCTTCGCTCTACCTGCCGATGGAAGGTTTTGGTCCGTATCGTAACGCGATTGCACCGCTGCTGTTTGGCAGTGAGCACCCGATGCTGCAAGCCGGGCGCATTGCATCTATTCAGACGCTGGGTGGTTCCGGTGCGCTCAAAGTGGGTGCAGACTTCCTCAAACGTTACTTCCCGCATTCCAATGTCTGGGTCAGCGATCCGACGTGGGAAAACCATATCGCTATCTTTAATGGCGCAGGCTTCGAGGTGAATACCTATCCCTGGTATGACGCCGAGACCAACGGGGTGAAATTTGATGCCTTTATCGCGGCGCTGAAAACCCTGCCGAAGCAAAGCATCGTGCTGCTGCATCCGTGCTGCCACAACCCGACCGGTGCCGACCTGACTAATGCGCAGTGGGATCAAACCGTTGAGGTGCTGAAGGCGCAGGAGCTGATTCCGTTCCTCGATATCGCTTATCAGGGCTTTGGCGCAGGCATGAATGAAGATGCCTATGCGATTCGCGCGGTTGCCGCAGCTGGCCTGCCGGCACTGGTCAGTAACTCCTTCTCAAAAATCTTCTCACTGTATGGTGAGCGCGTTGGCGGACTCTCCATCGTCTGTGATAGCGCAGAAGAATCGGGTCGCGTGCTGGGTCAGTTGAAAGCCACCGTGCGTCGCAACTACTCCAGCCCGCCAAACTTTGGTGCTCAGGTGGTTTCCTGCGTGCTGAACGATGAAGCGTTGCTGAACAACTGGCTGGCGGAAGTCGAAGCGATGCGTCTGCGCATCATCGAAATGCGTCAGGCATTGGTTGCGGTACTGCGTGAGAAGCTGCCGGGCCAAAACTTTGATTATCTGCTGAAGCAGCGCGGGATGTTTAGCTACACCGGTCTCAGCGCCCAGCAGGTTGATCGCCTGCGTGACGAGTTTGGCGTGTACCTGATTGCCAGCGGCCGTATGTGTGTGGCGGGCCTGAACAGCCGCAACGTGCATCAGGTGGCGGAAGCCTTTGCTGCCGTAATGTAATTCCTGCCTCTGGCCGTATCTGAACCGCCATGCCTTCGGGCTGGCGGTTTTTTTCGCACAATTCCAGGCCGCTTTTTCCTTTACCTTTTGCCGACATGCTGCACACTTAAACGGTGTGTTTAATTCAGGATTCCAGTATGTGGCACCAGCAAACCTTAACGCTTAGCGCCAAACCTCGTGGTTTTCACCTGATCACTGACGAGGTTGTCGGGCAAATTCGTGCGCTATCAGATGTGCGTATCGGGCAGCTGCATTTGTTGCTACAGCACACTTCAGCCTCGCTGACACTCAATGAAAATTGTGACCCCACGGTACGTAGCGATATGGAGCAACATTTCCTGCGTCACGTACCGGAAAATGCCCCGTATCAGCATGATTATGAAGGTGCAGATGATATGCCTGCGCACATTAAGTCATCGTTACTCGGCGTATCCTTGTTACTTCCGGTCAGCCGGGGACGGCTGATGTTGGGTACCTGGCAGGGGATTTATCTCGGTGAACATCGGGTACACGGCGGATCGCGGCGCATTGTCGCCACCTTACAAGGGGAGTAACCATGAACACTTCGGATTTACTGACGTATTGCATGAGCAAGCCGGGCGCGGAGCAGAGCGTACACAGTGACTGGAAAGCCACGCAGATTAAAAGTGATGGCATTTTGTTTGCCATGGTACATGACGTAAAGGGACGTCCGGCGGTATCGCTGAAAGCCACACCGGCGCTGGCCGAGTTATTACGTGAGGAGCATAGCGATGTGTTTCCAAGTGAGCATCTGAACAAGACCCACTGGAGCACCCTGTGGCTGGATGGTTCGCTGAAAGATTCGCAGATTTACTATCTGGTGGATGCCTCCTGGCAACAGGCTGACGCCACGCGCGCGGCGGGCGTCAGCCATAACGAGGATTAAGCCGCAGCTTCCTCACGCAGGGTGTTGATATCAATCACAAAGCGGTACTTCACGTCGCTTTTCAGCATACGCTCGTAGGCTTCGTTGATTTGGTTCATGGCGATCAACTCGATATCGGAAGTGATACCGTGCTTGCCACAGAAATCCAGCATTTCCTGGGTTTCCGCAATGCCACCAATCAGCGAGCCAGCGATGCTGCGACGCTTGAAGATCAGGTTAAACACCTGCGGTGCCGGGTGATCGTGCTCCGGTGCACCCACCAGTGTCATATTGCCATCGCGTTTCAGCAGAGCAATAAACGGGTTGAGATCGTGCTGTGCTGCCACGGTGTTGAGGATGAAGTCAAAGCTGTTGAGGTGCTGTGCCATCTGATCGGCATCCTTTGAAATCACCACTTCGTCAGCGCCCAGGCGTTTGCCATCTTCGATTTTTGACGGTGAAGTGGTGAACAGCACCACATGGGCACCCATCGCATGCGCCAGTTTTACACCCATATGGCCGAGGCCACCCAGGCCGACAATCCCCACTTTTTTACCCGGACCGACGTTCCAGTGGCGCAGCGGTGAGTAAGTGGTGATCCCGGCACACAGCAACGGTGCAACACCGGCCAGGTCGAGGTTTTCCGGTACGCGCAGCACAAAGTTTTCATCCACGACCATGCTGGTGGAGTAGCCGCCGTAAGTGATGGCTTTGGTTTCGCGATCTTCGCCGTTATAAGTGCCGACAAAACCGTTTTCGCAATATTGCTCCAGACCTTCCTGGCAGCTCGGACAGCTGCGGCAGGAGTCAACCAAACAACCTACACCCACCAGATCACCCACTTTGTATTTGTGGGTGTGTGCGCCAACCGCAGTGACGCGGCCAACGATTTCATGGCCCGGCACCACCGGGAAAATGGTGTTTTTCCATTCATTACGCGCAGTATGAAGGTCAGAGTGGCAGACGCCGCAGTACAACACTTCAATCTGCACATCATGAGCGCGCAGTTCGCGCGGCTTATAGTCGAACGGGGCGAGTTTGGATTTCGCGTCCTGTGCGGCATAGGCATGCGTAATATTCATGGTGTCTCCAGTTACGATGTGTCGTGAGTTTTTTGCGGGATCCCGTCAACCGAAGCGGGCGGGATAAAGGCACGTTAAACGCGCCAAAAAGGAACTGTGTAAGGATAGTCAGCCAGGTGGAAAGCGTATATGCCTGAAGTTGTCTGATTCTTGCCTGTTTCTGCATTTCGCTGCGGAATCCGGCAGAAAAAATCAGGCCCGCAATCGCGGGCCTGGGCAGGGAATTATTTGCTTAACATTGGTTTAAGGAAGCGTGCCGTGTGGGATTTTTCACATTGCGCCACGGTTTCAGGTGTCCCTGCTACCAGGATTTCACCGCCGCCGCTGCCACCTTCCGGGCCAAGATCGACAATCCAGTCCGCGGTTTTAATCACGTCAAGGTTGTGCTCAATCACCACGATGGTATTGCCCTGGTCACGCAGCTGATGCAGCACTTCCAGCAGTTGCTGGATATCAGCGAAGTGCAGGCCGGTCGTCGGCTCATCGAGGATATACAGCGTCTGGCCAGTACCGCGTTTCGACAGCTCGCGCGCCAGTTTAACGCGCTGTGCTTCACCACCGGATAAGGTGGTGGCAGACTGCCCAAGGCGGATATAAGACAGGCCCACATCGATCAGCGTTTGCAACTTACGCGCCAGCGCAGGCACGGCATCAAAGAAGTCACGCGCTTCTTCAATGGTCATCTCCAGCACTTCGTGGATGCTTTTGCCTTTGTACTTAATTTCCAGCGTTTCGCGGTTATAGCGTTTGCCTTTGCACTGATCGCAGGGGACATAGATATCTGGCAGGAAGTGCATTTCCACTTTGATCACGCCATCGCCCTGACAGGCTTCACAGCGTCCGCCGCGCACGTTAAAGCTGAAGCGGCCTGGGTTATAACCACGGGAACGCGCTTCCGGCACACCGGCAAACAACTCACGTACCGGGGTGAAGATGCCGGTATAGGTAGCCGGGTTAGAGCGCGGAGTACGGCCGATCGGGCTTTGATCGATATCGATCACTTTGTCGAAATGCTCAAGGCCGGCGATCTCGCGATACGGTGCGGGTTCGCCGCTGGTGGCCCCATTTAACTGGCGCTGAGCAATCGGGAACAACGTATCGTTAATCAGCGTTGATTTACCGGAACCGGAGACGCCGGTGATACAGGTAAACAGGCCAACCGGCACCGTCAGCGTCACATCTTTCAGGTTGTTGCCGCGTGCGCCGGTTAGCTTCAGCACTTTGGCCGGATCGCCTTTGACACGTTCCTTCGGCACGGCGATTTCACGTTTGCCGCTCAGGAACTGCCCGGTGAGGGAGTCTTCATGCGCCATGATGGCATCGACATCACCCTCAGCCACGACCTGGCCGCCGTGTACCCCGGCACCTGGACCGATATCAATAATATGGTCAGCGGCCCGGATAGCATCTTCATCGTGTTCCACCACAATCACCGTGTTGCCGAGATCGCGCAGGTGAATCAGCGTGCTCAGCAGACGTTCGTTATCACGCTGGTGCAGACCGATGGAGGGTTCATCCAGCACATACATCACGCCAACCAGCCCCGCACCGATCTGGCTCGCCAGACGGATACGCTGT includes these proteins:
- a CDS encoding quinone oxidoreductase: MVKRIQFNEHGGPEVLQWVDFELNDPAEHEVQVENRAIGINYIDTYVRSGLYPVTVKPSGLGTEAAGVVKKVGSAVTRFKAGDRVVYCQSPLGAYSEAHNVHEDRLVILPERISFEQGAASFLKGLTVQYLLRQTYKVKADETFLFHAAAGGVGLIACQWAKALGAHLIGTVGSAEKAQMAKDAGAWATINYRDENIAQRVSELTQGKKVAVVYDSVGKDTWEPSLDSLRRHGLMVSFGNASGAVTGVDLGILNKKGSLFVTRPSLFGYITNREELDSASAELFSLIASHAIKITVPEQQKFALSDAAQAHRVLESRATLGSSLLIP
- the dnaB gene encoding replicative DNA helicase, which codes for MAGNKPTNKSNEPRDRQLEGVKMPPHSIEAEQSVLGGLMLDNERWDNVSERVVAEDFFNRSHRLIFSEMQRLLEAGQPIDLITLSESLETRAELDMAGGFAYLAELAKNTPSAANIGAYADIVRERAVVREMISVANQIADAGYDPQGRSSEDLLDFAESNVFKIAEQRANKDDGPKNIEQILEATVSRIESLVSTPHDGVTGVDTGYQDLNKKTAGLQRSDLIIIAARPSMGKTTFAMNLCENAAMLHEKPVLIFSLEMPSEQIMMRMLASLSRVDQTRIRTGQLEDEDWARISATMGILLEKKNMYIDDSSGLTPTEVRSRARRIYRENDGLSMIMIDYLQLMRVPSLSDNRTLEIAEISRSLKALAKELNVPVVALSQLNRSLEQRADKRPVNSDLRESGSIEQDADLIMFIYRDEVYHENSDMKGIAEIILGKQRNGPIGTVRLTFNGHWSRFDNYAGPQYDDE
- a CDS encoding Lrp/AsnC family transcriptional regulator, encoding MTQVDDYDLKILTLLQSNGRLTNQELSDLVGLSASQCSRRRINLEQANLILGYHARLSPDAIGLGMVGLIEVRLINHTPDYEESFHRMVEQETAIVDAFKTTGDADYLLKVAVSDLASLSALISQLVSGHQSVAHVKTSVVLSRLKENGLMIIPEHKTRQKSA
- a CDS encoding YitT family protein — its product is MDNVVQPTKIPHSRIEDALAIVLGTLMVSFGVIMLKQAGALTGSSAGIAFLISYLTPLSFGSAFFLINLPFYWLAVRRMGWEFTLKTFCAVGLVSLFTHLHPLFIHFSVLNPFYATLFGNVVMGIGFIVLFRHKASLGGVNILALWLQDRIGLRAGKLQMAVDTCVVLASLFVVSVPMLLASIAGAVVLNLIIAMNHRPGRYMV
- a CDS encoding amino acid aminotransferase; protein product: MFQNVDAYAGDPILSLMETFKQDPRDKKVNLSIGLYYNEQGIIPQLQAVAAAEERLQAAPHQASLYLPMEGFGPYRNAIAPLLFGSEHPMLQAGRIASIQTLGGSGALKVGADFLKRYFPHSNVWVSDPTWENHIAIFNGAGFEVNTYPWYDAETNGVKFDAFIAALKTLPKQSIVLLHPCCHNPTGADLTNAQWDQTVEVLKAQELIPFLDIAYQGFGAGMNEDAYAIRAVAAAGLPALVSNSFSKIFSLYGERVGGLSIVCDSAEESGRVLGQLKATVRRNYSSPPNFGAQVVSCVLNDEALLNNWLAEVEAMRLRIIEMRQALVAVLREKLPGQNFDYLLKQRGMFSYTGLSAQQVDRLRDEFGVYLIASGRMCVAGLNSRNVHQVAEAFAAVM
- a CDS encoding secondary thiamine-phosphate synthase enzyme YjbQ; translation: MWHQQTLTLSAKPRGFHLITDEVVGQIRALSDVRIGQLHLLLQHTSASLTLNENCDPTVRSDMEQHFLRHVPENAPYQHDYEGADDMPAHIKSSLLGVSLLLPVSRGRLMLGTWQGIYLGEHRVHGGSRRIVATLQGE
- a CDS encoding MmcQ/YjbR family DNA-binding protein; translation: MNTSDLLTYCMSKPGAEQSVHSDWKATQIKSDGILFAMVHDVKGRPAVSLKATPALAELLREEHSDVFPSEHLNKTHWSTLWLDGSLKDSQIYYLVDASWQQADATRAAGVSHNED
- a CDS encoding NAD(P)-dependent alcohol dehydrogenase, with the protein product MNITHAYAAQDAKSKLAPFDYKPRELRAHDVQIEVLYCGVCHSDLHTARNEWKNTIFPVVPGHEIVGRVTAVGAHTHKYKVGDLVGVGCLVDSCRSCPSCQEGLEQYCENGFVGTYNGEDRETKAITYGGYSTSMVVDENFVLRVPENLDLAGVAPLLCAGITTYSPLRHWNVGPGKKVGIVGLGGLGHMGVKLAHAMGAHVVLFTTSPSKIEDGKRLGADEVVISKDADQMAQHLNSFDFILNTVAAQHDLNPFIALLKRDGNMTLVGAPEHDHPAPQVFNLIFKRRSIAGSLIGGIAETQEMLDFCGKHGITSDIELIAMNQINEAYERMLKSDVKYRFVIDINTLREEAAA